The following are from one region of the Vanessa atalanta chromosome 5, ilVanAtal1.2, whole genome shotgun sequence genome:
- the LOC125064315 gene encoding shematrin-like protein 1 has protein sequence MASRKIVLLAFVCLIAGALSAPAQEKDLISSEKEDLQTAASHWGGHYGGYGGWGGYGYYPHYGYGWGYPSYGWYGGWPYGGYYGHGYWW, from the exons ATGGCTTCCAGAAAA attGTTCTATTAGCTTTCGTGTGCCTGATAGCGGGGGCATTATCTGCGCCTGCACAGGAAAAAGATCTCATCTCCTCTGAGAAGGAAGATCTCCAGACCGCAGCCTCACACTGGGGTGGACATTACGGTGGTTACGGCGGTTGGGGTGGTTACGGATATTATCCGCACTACGGCTACGGGTGGGGATATCCGAGCTATGGATGGTATGGAGGCTGGCCCTATGGTGGATATTACGGCCACGGTTATTGGTGGTAA
- the LOC125064267 gene encoding uncharacterized protein LOC125064267, with protein sequence MLAIKQILVLIFVSYAVLTFCEARPDSAGHAPLPGPGLSYGGIPYGSMSGNVAEYYRQQGPSIGRGGNLYSANIKYAPIEQFL encoded by the exons ATGCTCGCGATTAAACAG ATACTAGTTTTGATTTTCGTCTCGTATGCTGTGTTAACGTTCTGCGAGGCGAGACCAGACAGCGCAGGTCATGCTCCGCTGCCTGGACCGGGACTTTCATAtg GTGGCATTCCCTATGGTAGTATGAGCGGCAATGTAGCTGAATACTACAGACAGCAAGGGCCATCTATCGGACGAGGAGGAAACTTGTACAGCGCCAATATAAAATACGCGCCGATTGAacagtttttataa